One region of Proteiniborus sp. DW1 genomic DNA includes:
- a CDS encoding YjjI family glycine radical enzyme translates to MSEVLDIIKDKTLTYEQRVLSLARAAENSLNVLNISEEVQRLRDEGIICGLNEGNAPYRPRYIVPDYEKFMKNGSEFLGLHPAKDIWEATNNLLILYKHVPSITSFPVYIGNIDTLLEPYIGDEEEAYKAIKLFLLHIDRTITDSFCHANIGPTDTKAGRLILRASKELETAIPNITLKYSESTPDDFAIEAIDTALVTAKPSFANHEMFAEEFNNNYAIVSCYNGLTIGGGSYTLVRLNLAGLAKKAKDEQDFLDNVLPDVVEKMAGYMDERIRFIVEESGFFETHFLVKEGLIQKDRFTAMFGMFGLAECVNHFINSEKQSDRFGHSDKANELGVKIIERLNEEVNKHNNPYCKISDNKFLLHAQVGIETDYGISPGCRIPIGEEPELHEHIIQTALFHKFFPSGIGDIFPFEETAKKNPESILDIIKGAFKEKMRYFSLYSSDSDVIRITGYLVKKSDMEKLAKGEQVLQDTVVLGLGAANNSRILERKVR, encoded by the coding sequence ATGAGTGAAGTTTTAGATATTATTAAAGACAAAACATTGACATATGAGCAAAGAGTTTTATCACTTGCACGAGCAGCAGAAAATAGTTTAAATGTATTAAACATTAGTGAAGAGGTTCAAAGGCTTAGAGATGAAGGAATAATATGTGGACTCAATGAAGGAAATGCACCATATAGACCTAGGTATATTGTTCCTGATTATGAAAAATTTATGAAAAATGGAAGCGAGTTCTTAGGCTTACATCCTGCTAAGGACATATGGGAGGCTACAAATAATCTTTTAATTCTTTATAAACATGTACCATCAATTACTTCCTTCCCTGTCTATATTGGAAATATAGACACATTATTAGAGCCATATATAGGAGACGAAGAGGAAGCATATAAAGCTATAAAATTATTTTTATTGCATATAGATAGAACAATAACGGATTCTTTTTGTCATGCTAATATTGGACCAACAGACACAAAGGCAGGCAGATTAATATTAAGAGCTTCAAAAGAGTTAGAAACAGCTATTCCAAATATTACATTAAAATACAGTGAAAGCACACCAGATGACTTTGCCATTGAAGCAATAGATACAGCTTTAGTGACTGCTAAACCTAGCTTTGCAAACCATGAAATGTTCGCAGAAGAATTTAATAACAACTATGCAATAGTTAGCTGTTATAATGGACTTACAATAGGCGGGGGAAGCTATACTTTAGTCAGATTAAACTTAGCAGGACTGGCAAAGAAGGCAAAGGATGAACAAGACTTCTTAGATAATGTATTACCTGATGTAGTAGAGAAAATGGCAGGATATATGGATGAAAGAATTAGGTTTATTGTTGAAGAAAGTGGATTCTTTGAAACACACTTCCTTGTAAAAGAAGGTTTGATACAAAAAGATAGATTTACAGCAATGTTTGGGATGTTTGGACTTGCAGAATGTGTAAACCATTTTATTAATTCCGAAAAACAATCAGATAGATTTGGACATAGCGATAAGGCTAATGAGCTAGGAGTTAAGATTATAGAAAGACTTAATGAAGAAGTAAATAAACATAATAATCCATACTGTAAAATATCAGACAATAAATTTTTACTTCATGCTCAAGTAGGTATTGAAACAGATTATGGTATTAGTCCAGGATGTAGAATTCCTATTGGTGAAGAACCTGAACTTCATGAGCATATAATTCAAACTGCATTATTCCATAAGTTCTTCCCATCTGGAATAGGTGATATATTCCCATTTGAGGAAACTGCAAAGAAAAATCCAGAATCAATCTTAGACATAATCAAAGGAGCATTTAAAGAAAAAATGAGATATTTCTCTCTCTACTCATCAGATAGTGATGTGATTAGAATAACTGGATATCTTGTAAAGAAATCAGATATGGAGAAACTAGCTAAGGGAGAGCAAGTACTCCAAGATACAGTAGTGTTGGGATTAGGTGCAGCCAACAATTCTAGGATACTTGAGAGAAAGGTTAGGTAA
- a CDS encoding YjjW family glycine radical enzyme activase has product MIRGLVNRIIPFSSVDGPGNRTAIFLQGCNFNCLYCHNPETINQCNNCGLCVDACHYNALSIVDGKVIWDKSACEKCDECLKACNRNSSPKVVEMTVEEIIAEIKKVKSFISGITVSGGECTLQANFLTELFKEAKKLGLTTFADTNGYIPLKDKKDLLDVMDKAMVDIKSFDSDEHKMLTGKDNSTVLENVKLLASIDKLFEVRTVIVPEVLNNYYNVDQISKLIAKLDPNIRYKIIKYRPLGVRTGMIQSHTPSDEMMNELHDIAKKNGLKDIVLL; this is encoded by the coding sequence ATGATAAGAGGTTTAGTAAATAGAATTATTCCCTTTAGCTCTGTAGATGGACCTGGAAACAGAACTGCGATTTTTCTTCAAGGTTGCAACTTTAACTGTCTTTACTGCCACAATCCAGAGACTATAAACCAATGCAACAACTGTGGACTATGTGTAGATGCATGTCATTATAATGCATTATCAATAGTAGATGGAAAGGTTATATGGGATAAATCTGCTTGTGAGAAATGTGATGAGTGTCTTAAGGCATGTAATAGAAATAGCTCCCCAAAGGTAGTTGAGATGACAGTAGAAGAGATAATTGCTGAGATAAAAAAAGTCAAATCCTTTATTTCTGGTATAACAGTATCAGGTGGTGAATGTACGTTACAGGCAAACTTTCTAACAGAATTATTTAAAGAAGCAAAGAAACTTGGACTAACTACATTTGCTGATACCAATGGATATATACCTCTTAAGGACAAGAAGGACCTACTAGATGTTATGGACAAGGCAATGGTAGATATTAAATCCTTTGATAGTGATGAACATAAGATGCTTACTGGAAAAGATAACTCAACAGTCCTTGAAAATGTAAAACTATTAGCTAGCATAGACAAGCTTTTTGAGGTAAGGACCGTTATAGTGCCTGAAGTATTGAATAACTATTATAATGTTGATCAAATAAGTAAGCTTATAGCAAAATTAGATCCTAATATAAGGTACAAAATTATAAAATACAGACCTTTAGGAGTTAGAACAGGCATGATTCAAAGCCATACTCCTTCCGATGAAATGATGAACGAACTTCATGACATTGCCAAAAAAAATGGGCTTAAAGATATAGTATTGTTATAA
- a CDS encoding sugar-binding domain-containing protein has translation MKDLIELQKKITPEIIDILEKRYSILRNIYYNQPIGRRALANNLGLGERVIRTEVGVLKEQGLLDIETNGMNVTEEGKIIIDKLKDYIHGLRGLNSLEKKIRDMLSIDKVYIVPGDLDDDIIAFREMGKTASNLIKQVTKEGYIIGITGGTTMAQVAEEMTIEKTKRNITVVPARGGLGKELETQSNNIAAKIAKKLGGSYRLLQVPDNVGIEALNALMTVHEVKEVLDIIKNMDILVFGIGRADVMAKRRELQQDKIDEIKKAGAVAEAFGHYFNTSGDIVLETSTIGLSLEDFKKINTVIGVAGGKDKAEAIVAVCKLHRNLTLVIDEAAARKILSMNKNATI, from the coding sequence ATGAAAGATCTGATTGAACTTCAGAAAAAAATCACACCTGAAATAATTGATATTTTAGAGAAAAGGTATTCAATACTCAGAAATATCTATTATAATCAGCCTATAGGAAGAAGAGCTTTAGCCAATAATTTAGGTCTTGGCGAAAGAGTTATAAGAACAGAAGTAGGTGTTTTAAAAGAACAAGGACTTCTAGACATTGAGACTAATGGAATGAATGTTACAGAAGAAGGAAAAATAATAATTGATAAATTAAAGGATTACATTCATGGATTAAGGGGGCTTAATAGTTTAGAGAAAAAGATTAGGGATATGCTAAGCATAGATAAGGTATATATTGTACCAGGGGATTTAGATGACGATATCATTGCATTCAGAGAAATGGGCAAAACAGCGTCTAATCTTATAAAGCAAGTTACTAAGGAGGGCTATATTATAGGAATTACAGGTGGTACTACTATGGCCCAAGTTGCAGAAGAAATGACAATTGAAAAGACTAAAAGGAATATTACAGTAGTCCCTGCTAGAGGAGGACTGGGAAAGGAACTTGAAACACAGTCAAATAATATTGCGGCCAAAATTGCAAAAAAACTAGGAGGAAGCTATAGGCTCCTGCAAGTCCCTGATAATGTTGGAATTGAAGCTTTAAATGCTCTAATGACTGTTCATGAGGTAAAAGAGGTTTTGGATATTATTAAGAATATGGACATATTAGTCTTTGGCATAGGTAGAGCAGATGTTATGGCCAAGAGGAGAGAATTACAACAGGATAAGATAGACGAGATAAAAAAAGCAGGGGCAGTAGCAGAAGCATTTGGTCACTACTTTAATACTAGTGGAGATATTGTTCTAGAGACGAGTACAATTGGTTTATCTCTAGAGGACTTTAAGAAAATAAACACAGTTATAGGAGTAGCAGGTGGAAAAGATAAAGCTGAGGCAATTGTTGCAGTATGTAAACTACATAGAAATTTGACACTTGTAATTGATGAAGCTGCAGCTAGAAAAATATTATCTATGAATAAAAATGCTACAATATAG
- the gap gene encoding type I glyceraldehyde-3-phosphate dehydrogenase, whose product MSIKVAINGFGRIGRNVLRIALEDNVKELEFVAVNSSQSPASLAHLFKYDTCFGKFEGEVGSTDDAIVVNGKEIKVVNSRDPEGLPWAELGVDLVIESSGKFRDKESNMKHIKAGAKKVIITAPGKNEDATIVMGVNEKDYDPVNHVVVSNASCTTNCLAPFAKVIVEKFGVVKGLMTTVHAYTNDQRILDGSHKDLRRARAAAESIIPTTTGAAKAVALVIPELKGKLNGMAMRVPTPTVSVVDVVFEVERPTTAEEVNQALKEAAEGELKGILGFSDEPLVSIDYRKDPRSSIIDGLSTMVIDNMVKIVSWYDNEWGYSARVVDLAVLMANKWQ is encoded by the coding sequence ATGTCAATTAAAGTTGCTATTAATGGATTTGGAAGAATAGGAAGAAATGTTCTAAGAATTGCCTTAGAGGACAATGTAAAAGAGCTAGAGTTTGTTGCTGTAAATAGCTCACAAAGCCCAGCAAGCTTGGCTCACCTATTTAAGTATGATACTTGTTTTGGTAAATTTGAAGGCGAAGTAGGTTCTACAGATGATGCAATAGTTGTAAATGGAAAAGAAATAAAAGTAGTAAACAGTAGAGATCCAGAAGGGCTTCCATGGGCAGAGCTAGGAGTAGACCTAGTAATAGAATCTTCAGGTAAGTTTAGAGACAAGGAAAGCAATATGAAGCACATTAAGGCAGGAGCAAAAAAGGTTATAATTACTGCACCTGGTAAAAATGAAGATGCAACTATAGTTATGGGAGTTAATGAAAAAGATTATGACCCTGTAAATCACGTAGTAGTATCTAATGCATCATGTACAACTAATTGTTTAGCACCATTTGCAAAGGTTATAGTAGAGAAATTTGGAGTAGTAAAAGGCTTAATGACAACAGTTCATGCCTATACAAATGACCAAAGAATTCTTGATGGCTCTCACAAGGATTTAAGAAGAGCAAGAGCAGCAGCTGAATCTATTATTCCAACAACTACAGGAGCAGCAAAGGCAGTTGCATTAGTAATTCCTGAGCTTAAAGGAAAGCTTAATGGTATGGCAATGAGAGTTCCTACACCAACAGTTTCAGTAGTTGACGTTGTATTCGAAGTAGAAAGACCTACAACAGCTGAAGAAGTTAATCAAGCATTGAAAGAAGCAGCAGAAGGCGAATTAAAAGGAATACTAGGTTTCTCAGATGAGCCATTAGTTTCAATAGACTATAGAAAAGACCCACGTTCATCAATAATAGATGGATTATCGACAATGGTAATAGACAATATGGTGAAAATAGTTTCTTGGTATGATAATGAATGGGGATATTCTGCAAGAGTTGTAGATTTAGCAGTGTTAATGGCAAATAAGTGGCAATAA
- a CDS encoding phosphoglycerate kinase, whose amino-acid sequence MMLNKKSIEDLNVTGKRVLVRCDFNVPMNDKGEITDDRRIRSAIPTIEYIINNGGKAIVMSHLGRPKGEPNPKYTLEPVAKRLGELLNKDVIFAKDDMVAGEITKEIVNNMKNSDVVLLENTRYRKEEEKNGEEFAKQLASLGDMFVNDAFGTAHRAHASNVGLSSQLPSASGYLVKKEIEIMGKAMSNPERPFVAILGGAKVSDKINVIENFLDKVDSLLIGGGMAYTFLKAQGLEIGKSLVEEDKIELAKNLLEKARVKNVNLVLPLDMVVAKEFKNETEFRTVDVDKMPEDMMGLDIGEKTIEAFSEIIKSAKTILWNGPMGVFEMSNFAKGTNAIAKAMSESNGITIVGGGDSAAAVEQAGLDHKMTHVSTGGGASLEFFEGKVLPGIAAIEDK is encoded by the coding sequence ATTATGTTAAACAAAAAGAGTATTGAAGATTTAAATGTAACAGGAAAAAGAGTCTTAGTAAGATGCGACTTCAACGTTCCTATGAATGATAAAGGTGAAATAACAGACGATAGAAGAATAAGGAGTGCAATACCGACTATAGAATACATAATTAACAATGGTGGAAAAGCTATTGTAATGTCCCACTTAGGCAGACCAAAGGGAGAACCTAATCCCAAATATACACTAGAGCCAGTAGCAAAAAGATTAGGTGAATTACTAAATAAGGATGTAATATTTGCAAAAGATGATATGGTAGCAGGTGAAATAACAAAAGAAATAGTAAATAATATGAAAAATTCCGATGTAGTACTATTAGAAAATACAAGATATAGAAAAGAAGAAGAGAAGAATGGAGAAGAATTTGCAAAACAACTAGCTTCATTAGGAGATATGTTTGTAAATGATGCATTTGGCACTGCACATAGAGCTCATGCATCAAATGTTGGACTAAGCAGTCAATTGCCATCTGCATCAGGATATTTAGTGAAAAAAGAAATTGAAATCATGGGCAAAGCAATGTCTAATCCAGAGAGACCTTTTGTTGCTATATTAGGTGGTGCAAAAGTGTCAGATAAAATTAACGTAATTGAGAACTTTCTAGATAAGGTAGATAGCTTGCTAATTGGTGGTGGAATGGCATACACATTCTTAAAGGCACAGGGATTGGAAATAGGTAAATCACTAGTAGAAGAAGATAAAATTGAATTAGCGAAAAATCTATTGGAAAAAGCAAGAGTTAAGAATGTAAACTTAGTATTACCTTTAGACATGGTAGTTGCTAAAGAATTTAAGAATGAAACTGAGTTTAGAACTGTTGATGTTGATAAAATGCCTGAAGATATGATGGGATTAGATATTGGAGAAAAGACAATAGAAGCTTTCTCTGAAATAATAAAAAGTGCTAAGACCATTTTATGGAATGGTCCTATGGGAGTTTTTGAGATGTCAAACTTTGCAAAAGGCACTAATGCTATTGCGAAGGCAATGTCAGAATCAAATGGAATAACTATTGTAGGCGGAGGAGATAGTGCTGCTGCAGTAGAACAAGCAGGATTAGATCATAAGATGACACATGTCTCTACTGGTGGCGGAGCATCACTAGAATTTTTTGAAGGAAAGGTTCTTCCTGGTATCGCTGCAATAGAGGATAAATAA
- the tpiA gene encoding triose-phosphate isomerase, protein MRTPIIAGNWKMNKTIDEAIQLVNDIKNNLKEEVEVVVCVPFTALNEVKKIISGTKLKLGAQNMHWEESGAFTGEISPLMLKEIGVDYVIIGHSERRQYFNETDETVNKKIKSALKHNIIPIVCVGEALEQREDNIEKEVVKSQVLKAFEDISAEDMVKIVIAYEPIWAIGTGKTATKEEANDMISFIRTTIMDKYDRGVSDKVRIQYGGSVKPNNITEIMNQSDIDGALVGGASLKPEEFIKLISF, encoded by the coding sequence GTGAGGACACCCATTATAGCTGGTAATTGGAAAATGAACAAAACCATAGATGAAGCCATTCAACTAGTTAATGATATTAAGAACAATTTAAAAGAAGAAGTCGAGGTTGTAGTCTGTGTTCCATTTACAGCATTAAATGAAGTAAAGAAAATCATATCTGGTACAAAGCTTAAGCTTGGTGCACAAAATATGCACTGGGAGGAAAGCGGTGCCTTTACTGGTGAAATATCACCTTTAATGCTTAAAGAAATAGGAGTAGATTATGTAATAATTGGTCACTCAGAGAGAAGACAATATTTCAATGAGACAGATGAAACTGTGAATAAAAAGATAAAATCAGCCCTAAAGCATAATATTATTCCAATAGTCTGTGTAGGAGAGGCTTTGGAGCAGAGAGAGGACAATATTGAGAAAGAAGTAGTAAAATCTCAAGTATTAAAAGCTTTTGAGGATATATCTGCGGAAGATATGGTCAAGATTGTAATTGCATACGAGCCAATATGGGCAATTGGCACAGGAAAGACAGCAACAAAAGAAGAAGCTAATGATATGATATCATTTATAAGAACAACAATAATGGATAAATATGACAGAGGGGTATCAGACAAGGTTAGGATACAATATGGAGGAAGTGTTAAACCAAACAATATTACTGAGATAATGAATCAATCAGATATTGATGGTGCATTAGTAGGGGGAGCTAGCTTAAAACCAGAGGAGTTTATTAAGCTAATTAGTTTTTAA
- the gpmI gene encoding 2,3-bisphosphoglycerate-independent phosphoglycerate mutase has protein sequence MKKSLVAIIILDGWGLGKEYEGNAILKAKTPNYRLLVENYPSTTLEASGLSVGLPEGQMGNSEVGHLNIGAGRIIYQELTRITKSIENKEFFNKKELLDAIENCKKNKSKLHLMGLLSDGGVHSHNSHLYALLELAKSKGLEDVYIHCFLDGRDVPPKSGKGFLEELEAKISEIGVGKIATIAGRYYAMDRDKRWDRTQLAYEALTLGVGNTGGSAIEIINKSYADELTDEFVVPSVIMNKNKPVAVVDEGDSIIFFNFRPDRARQLTRAFVDEDFEGFERKKKVNTHYVCMTQYDKTIENVEIIYKPQSYTNTLGEYISSLGMKQLRIAETEKYAHVTFFFNGGVEKPNEGEDRILIPSPKVATYDLKPEMSAIEVKNEVINRIKSGVYDLIVLNFANTDMVGHTGDFNAAVKAIEIVDACLGEIVHEINKVNGKVLITADHGNAEEMIDTETGGKLTAHTTNRVPCIIVGEGNVKLREGILADIAPTLLDIMNVPIPREMTGTSLIIK, from the coding sequence ATGAAAAAAAGCTTAGTAGCAATTATAATACTAGATGGTTGGGGATTAGGAAAAGAATACGAAGGAAATGCGATACTCAAGGCTAAGACCCCTAATTATAGACTTTTAGTGGAGAATTATCCAAGCACTACCCTAGAGGCTAGTGGACTTTCAGTAGGATTGCCAGAGGGACAAATGGGAAATTCTGAAGTTGGACATCTTAACATAGGTGCTGGAAGGATAATATATCAAGAATTGACTAGAATAACAAAGTCTATTGAGAATAAAGAGTTCTTCAATAAAAAAGAACTTTTAGATGCTATAGAAAACTGTAAAAAGAATAAATCAAAGTTACATTTAATGGGTCTACTATCAGATGGAGGAGTTCATAGTCACAATAGTCATCTATATGCGCTTTTAGAACTTGCTAAGTCTAAAGGGCTAGAGGATGTATATATCCACTGCTTCTTAGATGGGAGAGATGTTCCTCCTAAAAGTGGTAAAGGTTTCTTAGAGGAATTAGAAGCAAAGATATCAGAAATTGGAGTAGGGAAAATAGCTACAATTGCAGGTAGATATTATGCAATGGATAGGGATAAGAGATGGGATAGAACTCAGTTGGCTTACGAAGCACTAACTCTAGGAGTAGGCAATACTGGAGGTTCAGCAATAGAGATTATTAATAAATCTTATGCAGACGAATTAACAGATGAATTTGTTGTGCCTTCAGTAATAATGAATAAAAATAAGCCTGTTGCAGTAGTAGATGAGGGAGATTCTATTATATTCTTTAACTTTAGGCCTGATAGGGCAAGACAATTAACAAGGGCATTTGTAGATGAGGACTTTGAAGGCTTTGAGCGTAAGAAAAAGGTCAATACTCATTATGTGTGCATGACTCAGTATGATAAGACCATAGAAAACGTAGAAATAATTTACAAACCTCAAAGCTATACAAATACACTAGGTGAGTATATAAGTTCATTAGGCATGAAGCAACTAAGGATTGCAGAAACTGAAAAGTACGCTCATGTTACTTTCTTTTTCAACGGAGGTGTTGAAAAACCAAATGAAGGTGAAGACAGGATATTGATACCCTCTCCAAAGGTAGCAACATACGATTTAAAGCCTGAAATGAGTGCTATAGAAGTTAAAAATGAAGTAATAAACAGAATTAAAAGTGGAGTATATGATCTAATTGTACTTAACTTTGCTAATACAGATATGGTAGGACACACAGGAGATTTTAATGCAGCTGTAAAAGCTATTGAAATAGTTGATGCTTGTCTTGGTGAAATAGTTCATGAAATTAATAAAGTAAATGGAAAAGTGCTTATTACAGCAGATCATGGGAATGCTGAAGAGATGATAGATACAGAAACAGGGGGGAAGCTTACTGCCCATACTACTAATAGAGTACCATGTATAATTGTAGGCGAAGGTAATGTAAAGCTGAGGGAAGGAATTTTAGCAGACATTGCCCCCACTTTATTAGATATTATGAATGTTCCAATTCCCCGGGAAATGACTGGAACATCATTGATAATTAAGTAG
- the eno gene encoding phosphopyruvate hydratase, whose amino-acid sequence MTMITDIYAREILDSRGNPTVEVEVWTESDGYGRAAVPSGASTGAFEAVELRDNDKDRYLGKGVTNAVNNVNEIIAPEIIGMDALDQVAIDMRLIELDGTDNKGKLGANAILGVSMAVAKAAADTLGLPLYQYLGGVNSKTLPVPMMNILNGGEHADNNVDIQEFMVMPVGALTFREALRMGAEIFHNLKKVLKDKGLNTAVGDEGGFAPNLSSNEEALATIVEAIKKAGYKPGEEVFLALDVAATEMYNKETKVYTLAGEGKEFTSAEMIDFYEELVNKYPIISIEDGLDEEDWEGWKALTERLGDRVQLVGDDLFVTNTKRLEKGIQTGVANSILIKLNQIGTITETLDAIEMAKRAGYTAVVSHRSGETEDSTIADLVVAVNAGQIKTGAPSRTDRVAKYNQLLRIEDMLGESSQYRGREVFYNIKRK is encoded by the coding sequence ATGACAATGATAACAGACATTTATGCGAGAGAGATACTTGACTCGAGAGGAAATCCAACAGTAGAGGTTGAGGTATGGACAGAAAGTGATGGATATGGAAGAGCAGCAGTGCCTTCAGGTGCTTCTACTGGTGCTTTTGAAGCTGTAGAATTAAGAGACAATGACAAAGATAGATATTTAGGCAAAGGAGTAACTAATGCTGTAAATAATGTCAATGAGATAATAGCTCCTGAAATTATAGGGATGGATGCACTAGACCAAGTAGCTATAGATATGAGGCTTATAGAGCTTGATGGTACAGATAATAAGGGGAAACTAGGAGCTAACGCAATTCTTGGAGTGTCAATGGCAGTTGCAAAAGCAGCAGCTGATACATTAGGATTACCACTATATCAATATTTAGGTGGAGTAAATTCAAAAACCCTACCAGTTCCAATGATGAACATACTAAACGGTGGAGAGCATGCTGATAATAATGTAGATATTCAAGAATTCATGGTAATGCCAGTTGGGGCACTTACTTTTAGAGAAGCTCTTAGAATGGGAGCAGAAATATTCCACAATTTAAAGAAAGTTCTAAAGGATAAAGGATTAAATACTGCTGTAGGTGATGAAGGCGGATTTGCTCCAAACTTAAGCTCTAATGAAGAAGCTCTAGCTACTATAGTAGAAGCAATTAAAAAGGCTGGATATAAACCAGGAGAAGAAGTATTCTTAGCATTAGACGTAGCTGCTACAGAAATGTACAACAAAGAAACTAAAGTTTATACTTTAGCAGGTGAAGGAAAAGAGTTCACTTCGGCTGAAATGATTGATTTCTACGAAGAATTAGTTAATAAATATCCTATTATATCAATAGAAGATGGTTTAGATGAAGAAGATTGGGAAGGCTGGAAAGCCTTAACAGAAAGATTAGGAGATAGAGTTCAATTAGTAGGTGACGATTTATTTGTAACTAATACAAAAAGACTAGAGAAAGGCATTCAAACTGGAGTTGCTAACTCAATATTAATTAAGCTTAACCAAATTGGTACTATTACAGAAACCCTTGATGCTATTGAAATGGCAAAGAGAGCTGGATATACAGCAGTTGTTTCACATAGATCAGGTGAGACTGAAGACTCTACTATTGCTGATTTAGTAGTAGCTGTTAATGCTGGACAAATAAAGACAGGTGCACCTTCAAGAACAGATAGAGTAGCTAAATACAATCAATTGCTTAGAATAGAAGATATGCTTGGTGAATCTAGCCAGTATAGAGGAAGAGAAGTCTTTTATAACATAAAAAGAAAATAA
- the secG gene encoding preprotein translocase subunit SecG, whose translation MQTLFYILIVIASLALIASVLLQSGKSAGLSGSIGGGAESIWGKNKGRSYEGILSKITTISAIVFVISALVLTALQ comes from the coding sequence ATGCAAACATTATTTTATATTTTAATTGTAATAGCGAGCTTGGCACTTATTGCTAGTGTATTATTACAGTCAGGAAAAAGTGCTGGATTATCTGGCAGCATAGGCGGTGGAGCAGAGAGCATTTGGGGTAAAAACAAAGGAAGAAGCTATGAAGGAATACTTAGTAAAATAACTACAATATCTGCAATAGTGTTCGTTATATCAGCATTAGTTTTAACTGCATTGCAGTAA